In one window of Azotobacter salinestris DNA:
- a CDS encoding glycosyltransferase family 4 protein produces MGITTPSKSLIKVLYLDLSATCRNDLKTGIERVARALAIALIENPPPGYRVEPVYLDKRDGAWGYFHARRYMAGMLGIASDILVDERADPVHGDIVLGLDISGGLLAQAADEGFYDALRADGVQTYFMVYDLLPLLLPHAFPPGADAGHARWLSAVAGADGAVCITQAVADDLQAWRSRHIERNGRPFHVVVAHLGADIDSSAPSKGLPEDAHRVLSECRARPTFLMVGTVEPRKGHLLALEAFTQLWRNGVDVNLVIVGKEGWLGLPDEMRRTIPHTIQCLGSHPERERRLFWLEGISDEYLEKVYAASTCLIAASEGEGFGLPLIEAAQHGLPIIARDIPVFREIVGENAHYFPRGAAPAALGGSVVAWLELYRQGTHPKSGNIGWLTWSECARNMISGLLKAGGRRSKIYIDISVVYKNDFRTGIQRVVRGLLAALLDNPDDFFEIVPVYLDGKDSAWCYKVANISLHNDELFAEPEKASREIDAAPGDILLCLDLAGGYVVPASRQGLYSDIKRHGVAVYFVVYDLLPVRLPEYFAEADTAGYLDWLGVTAESDGVLCISQAVAADYRRWFGMLPSIMKSKTFQLAFFHLGADITSSSPSRGLPEGWEENLNAMNRRPCFLSVGTIEPRKGYRQILSAFETLWKAGSDLNLVMVGKSGWMMSDFCERLSAHSELGQRLWWLDGISDEYLEKIYAASDCLIAASEGEGFGLPLIEAAQHGLPIIARDIPVFREIAGRHAYYFSGSAAEDLARALADWLCLYKEGRHPCSANMPWLTWAESAEQLKRGLLDFQLGAAKV; encoded by the coding sequence TTGGGTATCACAACGCCAAGCAAAAGTCTGATCAAAGTTCTTTATCTGGACCTTTCCGCTACATGTCGTAACGACTTGAAGACCGGTATCGAGCGCGTTGCCCGGGCACTGGCCATTGCACTGATAGAAAACCCTCCGCCCGGATATCGGGTCGAGCCTGTCTATCTGGATAAAAGGGATGGCGCCTGGGGCTATTTCCATGCGCGGCGCTATATGGCCGGAATGCTTGGTATAGCCTCGGACATCCTGGTGGACGAGAGGGCTGATCCTGTTCATGGCGATATCGTGCTGGGATTGGACATCTCGGGGGGGCTGCTTGCCCAGGCTGCGGACGAGGGCTTTTACGACGCTTTGCGTGCCGATGGTGTCCAGACTTATTTCATGGTGTATGACCTTCTTCCGCTGTTGCTGCCACATGCCTTTCCTCCGGGAGCGGACGCTGGCCATGCGCGCTGGTTGTCTGCCGTCGCCGGAGCGGATGGCGCCGTATGCATAACACAAGCGGTTGCCGATGACCTGCAGGCATGGCGTTCACGGCACATTGAAAGGAATGGCCGTCCGTTTCATGTAGTGGTTGCTCACCTTGGGGCCGATATAGACAGTTCTGCTCCCAGCAAGGGACTTCCCGAAGATGCGCATCGGGTGCTGAGCGAGTGCAGGGCACGACCGACGTTTCTCATGGTCGGTACGGTCGAGCCGCGAAAAGGTCATCTGCTTGCTTTGGAGGCCTTCACACAGCTTTGGCGCAACGGGGTCGATGTCAATCTGGTAATCGTTGGCAAGGAAGGTTGGCTTGGGCTTCCCGATGAGATGCGCAGAACGATTCCCCATACCATCCAATGCCTGGGTTCGCACCCCGAACGGGAAAGGCGGCTTTTCTGGCTTGAGGGCATCAGTGATGAGTATCTGGAAAAGGTATACGCTGCTTCTACCTGCCTGATCGCCGCCTCCGAAGGCGAGGGATTCGGGTTGCCGCTGATCGAAGCTGCACAGCATGGCTTGCCGATCATTGCTCGAGATATTCCGGTTTTCAGGGAAATTGTCGGCGAAAATGCCCATTATTTTCCCCGGGGGGCGGCCCCGGCAGCGCTGGGAGGCAGCGTCGTGGCCTGGCTGGAGCTTTATCGGCAGGGGACCCATCCGAAATCCGGAAATATAGGGTGGCTGACCTGGAGCGAGTGTGCGAGGAATATGATTTCCGGCCTTCTCAAGGCTGGAGGCCGACGGAGCAAGATTTACATCGACATATCCGTTGTCTACAAGAATGATTTCAGAACCGGGATTCAGCGTGTCGTCAGGGGGCTTCTGGCCGCGCTGCTGGATAATCCGGATGATTTCTTCGAGATTGTTCCGGTCTATCTCGACGGCAAGGACTCGGCATGGTGCTACAAAGTGGCAAATATTTCCCTGCACAACGATGAGCTGTTTGCCGAGCCCGAAAAGGCTTCCCGTGAAATAGACGCTGCGCCGGGAGATATTCTGCTCTGCCTGGATCTTGCTGGTGGTTATGTAGTGCCTGCGTCGCGACAGGGCTTGTACTCCGACATAAAGAGGCACGGGGTGGCGGTATATTTTGTCGTGTACGATTTGTTACCGGTCAGATTGCCAGAATACTTTGCGGAAGCGGATACGGCCGGTTATCTCGACTGGCTTGGCGTCACGGCGGAAAGCGACGGGGTCCTGTGCATATCGCAAGCCGTTGCAGCAGATTATCGGCGCTGGTTCGGGATGCTTCCCTCCATCATGAAGAGCAAGACATTCCAGCTTGCCTTTTTTCATCTTGGCGCGGATATAACCAGTTCCTCTCCCAGCCGTGGACTGCCGGAAGGCTGGGAAGAGAACCTGAACGCCATGAACCGTCGGCCATGCTTCTTGTCGGTGGGAACCATAGAGCCACGCAAGGGATATCGGCAGATCCTGTCAGCGTTCGAAACTCTGTGGAAAGCCGGCTCGGACTTGAATTTGGTCATGGTAGGGAAGAGTGGCTGGATGATGTCCGATTTCTGCGAGAGATTGAGCGCTCATTCAGAACTCGGCCAGCGACTTTGGTGGCTCGATGGCATCAGCGACGAGTATCTGGAAAAGATCTATGCTGCTTCGGACTGTCTGATCGCCGCCTCCGAGGGAGAGGGCTTTGGTCTACCCCTGATCGAAGCTGCCCAGCACGGATTACCCATTATTGCTCGCGATATTCCCGTGTTTCGCGAGATTGCCGGCAGGCACGCCTATTATTTCAGCGGATCGGCGGCGGAAGACTTGGCAAGGGCTCTCGCCGATTGGCTGTGTTTGTACAAGGAAGGGCGGCATCCTTGTTCCGCCAACATGCCCTGGCTGACCTGGGCGGAAAGTGCGGAACAGCTCAAGCGCGGATTGCTCGATTTTCAACTCGGTGCGGCGAAAGTTTAA
- a CDS encoding ABC transporter ATP-binding protein — protein sequence MTLLSVNNLGKAYRSYGSEWQRIARWFYLPVKPREEHWVLRHISFSIQAGEAIGIVGQNGAGKSTLLKMITGTLQPTEGCAQVNGRVAAILELGMGFNPELTGRQNVYHAAGLMGFSAEQVGQVMDEIEAFAEIGEYFDEPVRTYSSGMQMRVAFSVATAFRPEILIVDEALSVGDTYFQHKSFDRIREFQKRGTTLLIVSHDRGAIQALCNRAILLERGAVIKDGNPEEVMDFYNALIAEKENTKLEVRQLEDGCIQTCSGTGEATIESVGLYNTMGDPVEFVSVGESVSLRIVARIGSDIPELVMGYMIKDRLGQSVFGTNTHHLGCKLETLRAGERLEYRFSFPANLGIGSYSIAVALHTTDSHISRNYEWRDLALVFNVVNVSREAFVGLAWIPPTVECRR from the coding sequence ATGACTCTGCTGAGTGTCAACAACCTGGGCAAGGCCTACCGCAGCTACGGCTCCGAATGGCAACGTATTGCGCGCTGGTTCTATCTTCCGGTCAAGCCCAGAGAGGAGCACTGGGTTCTAAGACATATCAGCTTTTCCATCCAGGCGGGAGAGGCCATCGGCATCGTCGGCCAGAACGGCGCCGGCAAATCCACCTTGCTGAAAATGATCACCGGCACCCTGCAGCCCACCGAGGGCTGCGCGCAGGTGAACGGGCGCGTCGCTGCCATTCTCGAACTGGGCATGGGCTTCAACCCGGAGCTCACCGGGCGGCAGAACGTCTATCACGCCGCTGGCCTGATGGGCTTCAGTGCCGAACAGGTCGGCCAGGTCATGGATGAAATCGAAGCCTTCGCCGAAATCGGCGAATACTTCGACGAGCCTGTGCGCACCTATTCCAGCGGCATGCAGATGCGTGTGGCGTTTTCGGTGGCGACCGCCTTTCGCCCCGAAATCCTCATCGTCGATGAGGCCCTGTCGGTCGGCGACACCTACTTCCAGCACAAGAGCTTCGACCGCATCCGCGAGTTCCAGAAACGGGGTACCACCCTGCTGATCGTCTCTCATGATCGAGGTGCGATTCAGGCGCTTTGCAATCGAGCGATCCTGCTGGAGCGTGGCGCTGTCATCAAGGACGGCAACCCCGAGGAGGTGATGGATTTCTACAACGCCCTGATTGCCGAGAAGGAGAATACCAAGCTCGAAGTCCGGCAGTTGGAGGACGGTTGCATACAGACCTGCTCCGGCACGGGAGAGGCCACTATCGAATCGGTTGGCTTGTACAACACCATGGGCGATCCAGTCGAGTTCGTGTCGGTGGGGGAGTCTGTCTCCTTGCGTATCGTTGCCCGCATCGGCAGCGACATCCCCGAACTGGTAATGGGCTACATGATCAAAGACCGGCTTGGTCAGTCGGTTTTCGGCACCAACACCCACCACCTGGGCTGCAAGCTCGAAACCCTGCGCGCCGGGGAGAGGCTGGAATACCGCTTCAGTTTTCCGGCCAATCTCGGTATCGGCTCCTATTCCATCGCAGTGGCCCTGCACACTACCGACAGTCATATATCCCGCAATTATGAATGGCGTGACCTGGCATTGGTATTCAACGTGGTCAATGTATCCAGGGAAGCATTCGTGGGCCTGGCCTGGATACCTCCGACCGTGGAATGCCGTCGATAG
- a CDS encoding ABC transporter permease, with translation MFAMLRSLWSYRGFVVSSIRNEFAARFARSHLGGLWMIIHPLTQVAIYALILSNVLAAKLPGIESQYAYALYLMAGMLGWSLFAEVVGRCLTLFIDQGNLMKKMRFPRITLPVIVIGSSLLNNQLLLMAVLVVFALLGQPPSLQMFWLIPLTLSVVALATGLGLILGVLNVFVRDIGQVVPIVLQIWFWFTPIVYPVGIIPEELKGMMDINPMYPIIDAYHSILVYGSAPDLQQTGITTLMALALMLLGLFMFRRAAPEMVDAL, from the coding sequence ATGTTCGCCATGTTGAGAAGCCTCTGGAGCTACAGAGGCTTCGTCGTTTCATCCATCCGTAACGAGTTCGCTGCTCGCTTTGCCCGCAGCCACCTCGGTGGTTTATGGATGATTATCCACCCGCTGACGCAGGTGGCCATCTATGCCCTGATCCTTTCCAATGTGCTGGCAGCCAAGTTGCCGGGGATCGAAAGCCAATATGCCTACGCCCTTTACCTCATGGCCGGCATGCTGGGCTGGAGCCTCTTTGCCGAGGTTGTCGGTCGTTGCCTGACCCTGTTCATCGACCAGGGCAACCTGATGAAGAAAATGCGCTTCCCGCGCATCACTCTGCCCGTGATCGTGATCGGCTCCAGCCTGCTCAACAACCAGTTGTTACTCATGGCCGTGCTGGTGGTTTTCGCTTTGCTGGGGCAGCCGCCAAGCCTGCAGATGTTCTGGCTGATCCCGCTTACTCTGAGCGTGGTGGCGCTGGCGACTGGTTTGGGGCTGATTCTTGGTGTACTGAACGTCTTTGTGCGCGATATAGGTCAAGTCGTACCCATCGTGCTGCAGATATGGTTCTGGTTCACTCCAATCGTCTATCCGGTTGGCATCATTCCCGAAGAGCTCAAGGGCATGATGGACATCAATCCGATGTATCCGATCATCGACGCCTATCACAGCATCCTGGTCTACGGCAGTGCCCCGGACCTGCAGCAGACCGGTATTACCACACTCATGGCGCTTGCCTTGATGCTGCTCGGTCTTTTCATGTTTCGTCGCGCTGCGCCGGAAATGGTGGATGCCTTATGA
- a CDS encoding TolC family outer membrane protein — MCMLLVVLAVSVQGETRTGESASISQAARRQEVSILDYSVGLMQLYREARLEDPQILAAYARAQAARDRRREALGGLLPQISASSTFSRNTRDAETDRTSYDTERYSVTLTQHIYNKVAWENYQESKSLARQGEFEAKDIHAEATVDLARRYFVALAAEDELELIMAERRATQRNLDRIKALYERQMAMVTDVLDLQARVDALAASELEARNQVEVSRQELAELVGRPVKENLSRIREDIELQAPPEQLEAWIDRAIAANPALKSRENALAAANAALRGGKGGHYPSLNLNLSGIRSDAGYDNNPAARYDNYSASVGVQVPIYSGGSTSARVRALQSDMTAAEQELESVRRQVVKETTSAYLTANSSVERIRASRNALESAKKSTVAAERGFQFGVVNAVDVLTSVKNEYEARRDLLKAKYDFVTNLLALNRWAGELSEQTIESVNVWLAHDGKARASKQGSAKE, encoded by the coding sequence ATCTGCATGTTGCTAGTCGTGCTGGCCGTATCGGTACAGGGCGAAACCCGTACAGGGGAGTCGGCGTCTATCTCCCAGGCGGCCCGACGGCAGGAGGTCAGCATCCTCGATTACAGCGTCGGCCTGATGCAACTATACCGCGAGGCACGTCTCGAGGATCCACAGATCCTGGCTGCCTACGCGCGCGCCCAGGCCGCGCGGGACCGTCGACGTGAAGCCTTGGGCGGGCTGCTACCGCAAATTTCCGCAAGCAGCACCTTCAGCCGCAACACACGGGATGCCGAGACCGATCGCACCTCTTACGATACGGAGCGCTACTCCGTCACTTTGACCCAGCATATCTACAACAAAGTCGCTTGGGAGAACTATCAGGAGTCCAAGAGTCTTGCCCGGCAAGGCGAGTTCGAAGCCAAAGACATTCACGCCGAAGCGACCGTGGATCTTGCGCGGCGCTACTTCGTCGCGCTGGCCGCAGAGGACGAGCTCGAGCTGATCATGGCGGAGCGCCGAGCGACCCAGAGAAACCTGGATCGCATCAAGGCGTTATACGAAAGGCAAATGGCAATGGTCACCGACGTCCTTGACCTGCAGGCACGTGTCGATGCCTTGGCTGCTTCAGAGCTGGAGGCACGAAACCAGGTTGAGGTCAGCCGGCAGGAACTCGCAGAACTCGTTGGGCGGCCCGTGAAGGAAAACCTCAGCCGTATACGCGAGGACATCGAGTTACAGGCGCCACCCGAGCAGTTGGAGGCCTGGATCGACCGCGCCATCGCTGCCAACCCGGCACTCAAGAGCCGGGAAAATGCCCTTGCCGCCGCCAATGCGGCGCTTCGTGGAGGTAAAGGGGGGCATTATCCGTCGCTCAACCTCAACTTGTCGGGCATACGCAGTGATGCCGGTTACGACAACAACCCGGCAGCACGCTATGACAACTATAGCGCCAGTGTGGGTGTGCAGGTGCCCATCTATAGCGGGGGCTCTACTTCCGCCCGGGTCAGGGCCTTGCAGAGCGATATGACGGCGGCCGAGCAGGAACTCGAGTCGGTGCGTCGCCAAGTAGTCAAGGAAACCACCAGTGCCTATCTCACTGCCAACTCCAGTGTGGAAAGAATCCGGGCCTCGCGCAATGCATTGGAGTCCGCAAAAAAATCAACCGTTGCGGCCGAGCGGGGATTTCAATTTGGAGTCGTGAATGCGGTCGATGTCCTAACCAGCGTAAAAAATGAATACGAGGCGCGACGTGACCTGCTCAAGGCTAAATACGATTTTGTTACTAATCTTCTGGCCTTGAATCGTTGGGCTGGCGAGTTGTCCGAGCAAACGATCGAAAGCGTCAACGTATGGCTGGCTCATGATGGCAAGGCAAGGGCCTCCAAACAAGGCTCGGCGAAAGAGTGA
- a CDS encoding HlyD family type I secretion periplasmic adaptor subunit yields MTDMTVKRLDASLSDPATSGKRVSAFGFLVVFITFGIFGSWAALAPLDSAALAPGVVMVQSFRKSIQHLEGGIVKELLVRDGDLVKTGAPLIVLDETQIRADYEVTRSQLITAQATEARLRAERDDLEAIDFSSMIEQATPRALEARDGEVQVFKARRNSRLGEVSVLQERIGQLHEQVNGLKQVIGTKGSLERSFSTEIRELKELLAEGFVEKQRLLEQERNLDKTRAEVADHRSEITKTQLQINETKLQILQLNKDFNAEVVSQLAEVQSKVFDLQEKKAALEDRLSRVVIRAPEDGMILGMKVHTIGGVISPATPLLEIVPSVSDLIVEAKVSPNDIDRVEVGKSADIRFSNFNSSTTPVIEGRVIHVSADRLEEQDGTPYYLARIGLTEEGAKRLNGLRLQPGMPAEVFINTGERTMLQYLIQPAADAFARSLIEE; encoded by the coding sequence ATGACTGATATGACCGTCAAGCGACTGGATGCCAGTCTTTCCGACCCGGCTACGTCCGGCAAACGGGTAAGTGCCTTCGGCTTCCTGGTGGTTTTCATCACATTCGGCATCTTTGGTAGCTGGGCTGCCCTCGCGCCGCTGGACAGTGCAGCGCTGGCTCCCGGGGTGGTGATGGTGCAAAGTTTTCGCAAAAGCATCCAGCACCTCGAGGGAGGGATCGTTAAGGAATTGCTGGTCCGGGATGGCGACCTGGTCAAGACCGGAGCTCCCCTGATCGTTCTCGACGAGACCCAGATTCGCGCCGATTACGAAGTGACCCGCAGCCAACTGATCACCGCGCAGGCGACAGAGGCCCGATTGCGGGCCGAGCGTGACGATCTGGAAGCCATCGATTTCTCCTCCATGATCGAGCAAGCCACACCGCGTGCCCTGGAGGCCCGCGATGGGGAGGTCCAAGTGTTCAAGGCTCGCCGAAACTCCCGTCTGGGAGAGGTTTCAGTGTTGCAGGAGCGCATTGGCCAACTGCATGAGCAGGTCAATGGCCTGAAGCAGGTGATTGGCACCAAGGGCAGCCTGGAACGGTCCTTCTCAACGGAAATCCGCGAGTTGAAGGAATTGCTTGCCGAAGGCTTTGTCGAGAAGCAGCGTCTGCTGGAGCAAGAACGCAATCTCGACAAGACACGTGCCGAAGTGGCAGATCACCGCTCGGAGATCACCAAGACCCAACTGCAGATCAATGAGACCAAACTACAAATCCTCCAGCTCAACAAGGACTTCAATGCCGAAGTCGTCAGTCAACTGGCCGAGGTGCAAAGCAAGGTCTTCGATCTGCAGGAAAAGAAGGCTGCCCTGGAGGATCGCCTGAGTCGCGTCGTGATCCGTGCCCCGGAGGATGGGATGATTCTCGGTATGAAGGTGCACACCATTGGTGGTGTGATCAGCCCGGCCACCCCTTTGCTGGAAATCGTGCCATCGGTTTCCGACCTGATTGTCGAGGCCAAGGTCTCGCCCAATGATATTGACCGGGTTGAAGTAGGTAAGTCTGCCGATATTCGCTTCAGCAACTTCAACAGCAGTACCACACCGGTCATTGAGGGGCGGGTCATCCATGTCTCCGCCGACCGTCTTGAGGAGCAGGACGGGACTCCCTACTACCTGGCCCGCATCGGCTTGACCGAGGAGGGGGCCAAGCGCTTGAACGGTCTCAGGCTGCAGCCGGGGATGCCGGCCGAGGTCTTCATCAATACCGGCGAGCGCACCATGCTGCAATATCTGATTCAACCGGCTGCCGATGCATTCGCCAGATCGCTGATCGAGGAGTGA
- a CDS encoding type I secretion system permease/ATPase, with translation MRDTNEHGLQAALKACKGGFITVGFFSFFVNALMLVPTFYMLQVYNRAVTSGSTSTLLMLTLIMGILIMTMGALEWTRSRLMVRVSDKLDALLSREVYRASFRRALESGGTDASAQSMNDLTGLRQFLTGNGLFAFFDIPWLPVYIGVMYLLHPWYGLVAIASAIILLGLAMVNEKLTGHVLVEANKQNLASNLHTTKNLRNAEVIESMGMLESLMGRWWKRHRTVLQLQSLASERAGLVSSCSKIFRILVQSLILGLGAYLVIKQEINPGLMIAGSILLGRALSPIDQMIGSWKGFVSARSQYGRLNEVLEKQLAEPERMSLPAPEGHVQVENLIVAAPGARTPIIKNVSFTVQAGAVVGIIGPSASGKSTLARALLGVWTPQHGVVRLDGADINNWNKQELGPYIGYLPQDIELFEGTINENIARFGEVDPGKVIQAARMAGVHEMILQLPEGYDTVIGSGGVSLSGGQRQRIGLARALYGCPRLIVLDEPNSNLDDVGERALGAAIQQVRATGATVFIITHRTSILAQLDCLLVMRSGSVVLFGPRDKVLAELAAQQQPNLEKPAKASADVPVANKD, from the coding sequence ATGCGTGATACAAATGAACATGGCCTGCAGGCCGCGCTCAAGGCTTGCAAGGGCGGCTTCATCACGGTCGGCTTCTTCAGTTTCTTCGTCAATGCACTGATGCTGGTTCCAACCTTCTACATGCTTCAAGTGTATAATCGGGCCGTAACCAGCGGCAGCACAAGCACGCTGCTGATGCTTACCTTGATCATGGGCATCCTGATCATGACAATGGGCGCCCTGGAGTGGACGCGATCACGCCTCATGGTTCGTGTCAGCGACAAACTCGACGCACTGCTCAGTCGCGAAGTCTACCGGGCGAGCTTCAGACGGGCGCTGGAAAGCGGAGGAACGGATGCTTCGGCGCAGTCGATGAATGATCTTACCGGGTTGCGCCAGTTCCTCACGGGCAACGGACTCTTCGCGTTCTTCGATATACCCTGGCTGCCGGTCTATATTGGCGTCATGTATCTGCTTCATCCTTGGTACGGCCTGGTTGCCATCGCCAGTGCAATCATATTGCTTGGCTTGGCCATGGTGAACGAGAAGCTCACCGGTCATGTGCTCGTCGAGGCCAACAAGCAGAATCTGGCTTCCAATCTTCATACCACCAAGAATTTGCGTAACGCCGAAGTGATCGAGTCCATGGGGATGCTCGAGAGCCTCATGGGGCGCTGGTGGAAACGCCACCGGACGGTGCTGCAACTCCAATCGCTAGCCAGCGAAAGGGCTGGTCTGGTCTCATCCTGCTCCAAAATTTTCCGCATATTGGTGCAGTCGCTGATCCTCGGGCTGGGCGCCTATCTGGTCATCAAGCAGGAGATCAATCCCGGGCTCATGATAGCTGGTTCCATCCTGCTCGGTCGTGCCTTGTCGCCGATCGATCAGATGATCGGCAGCTGGAAGGGCTTCGTCAGTGCCCGCTCTCAATATGGGCGCCTCAACGAGGTTCTGGAGAAACAGCTGGCCGAGCCGGAGCGCATGTCGCTACCCGCCCCCGAAGGACATGTCCAGGTGGAGAACCTGATCGTCGCTGCGCCGGGTGCCAGAACACCGATCATCAAGAATGTCAGCTTCACCGTGCAGGCCGGCGCTGTCGTCGGCATCATCGGTCCCAGTGCCTCCGGCAAGTCCACCCTCGCCAGGGCGCTTCTCGGTGTATGGACTCCGCAGCATGGTGTGGTACGCCTGGATGGCGCCGATATCAACAACTGGAACAAGCAGGAGCTCGGGCCCTATATCGGCTATCTGCCGCAAGATATCGAGCTTTTCGAAGGTACCATCAATGAAAACATCGCCCGCTTCGGAGAGGTCGACCCCGGCAAGGTAATCCAGGCGGCCAGAATGGCAGGCGTGCACGAGATGATCCTGCAGCTGCCCGAGGGTTACGACACCGTGATCGGTAGTGGAGGCGTCAGTCTTTCCGGTGGTCAGCGCCAGCGTATCGGCTTGGCCCGCGCACTCTACGGTTGCCCCCGGCTGATCGTTCTCGACGAGCCGAACTCCAACCTGGACGATGTGGGAGAGCGCGCCCTGGGTGCGGCCATCCAGCAGGTCAGGGCGACTGGCGCGACCGTCTTTATCATTACTCACCGCACCAGCATCCTGGCTCAGCTGGACTGCCTTCTGGTGATGCGCAGTGGCAGTGTTGTCCTTTTCGGTCCTCGAGACAAGGTCCTGGCCGAGCTTGCGGCACAACAGCAGCCCAATCTGGAGAAGCCAGCCAAGGCTTCTGCCGATGTGCCCGTGGCTAACAAGGACTGA
- a CDS encoding glycosyltransferase family 4 protein — MEQILKIYPDADLFSLVDFIPAQERGFILHKRVATSFIQRLPLASKKYRNYFPLMPLAVEQFDLSAYDLIISSSHAVAKGVITGPDQLHICMCHSPVRYAWDLQHQYLRESGLDRGVKGWLARLMLHRVRLWDMRTANGVDHFISVSRFIGRRIQKVYRRDSVTIYPPVNVEAFKATEAGDKEDFYVTSSRLVPYKRVDLIVEAFSRRLPDRKLVVIGDGPELHKIRSLAGPNIKFLGYCEFPVLKEHLRKARAFVFAAEEDFGIAPLEAQAAGTPVIAYGRGGALETIRGLDSENPSGCFFHAQNIEALEEAVRRFEEQLPRITSGNCVENALRFSEARFREEFECFVTNEYRKWIERRGESLAPNSDRAGRSS, encoded by the coding sequence TTGGAGCAGATTCTCAAGATTTATCCCGACGCAGATCTTTTCAGTCTGGTGGACTTTATTCCCGCCCAAGAGCGAGGCTTTATTTTACATAAGCGGGTTGCGACCTCCTTTATTCAAAGGTTGCCATTGGCCAGCAAGAAATATCGAAATTATTTTCCGCTGATGCCGCTGGCGGTCGAGCAGTTCGACTTGTCCGCTTATGATTTGATTATTTCCAGCTCGCACGCCGTGGCAAAAGGTGTAATCACGGGGCCGGATCAGTTGCACATCTGCATGTGTCATTCTCCTGTGCGTTATGCCTGGGATCTGCAGCATCAATATTTGCGGGAGTCAGGTCTGGACAGAGGGGTGAAGGGTTGGCTGGCTAGGCTGATGCTGCACAGGGTGCGTTTATGGGATATGCGGACTGCCAATGGTGTCGATCACTTCATCTCTGTGTCGAGATTTATCGGGCGTCGTATACAAAAAGTGTATCGAAGGGATTCGGTCACTATTTATCCTCCAGTGAATGTGGAGGCATTTAAAGCGACAGAGGCTGGCGATAAAGAGGACTTTTATGTTACCTCTTCGCGCTTGGTGCCCTACAAGAGGGTGGATCTGATTGTGGAGGCTTTTTCTCGACGGCTCCCCGACAGGAAGCTGGTCGTTATCGGCGACGGGCCCGAACTTCATAAGATCCGCTCCCTGGCGGGACCGAACATCAAGTTTCTAGGGTACTGTGAATTTCCGGTTCTGAAAGAGCATTTGCGCAAGGCCAGGGCGTTCGTTTTTGCGGCGGAAGAGGACTTCGGCATTGCACCGCTCGAGGCACAGGCTGCAGGTACTCCAGTTATCGCTTATGGCAGGGGCGGGGCGTTGGAAACCATCCGTGGCTTGGACTCCGAAAACCCTTCGGGCTGCTTCTTTCATGCGCAGAATATCGAGGCGCTCGAAGAGGCCGTTCGGCGTTTCGAAGAGCAATTGCCGAGAATAACTTCGGGCAATTGTGTCGAGAATGCCCTGCGTTTCAGCGAAGCTCGTTTTCGTGAGGAGTTCGAATGTTTTGTAACCAATGAATACCGGAAATGGATCGAGAGGCGTGGGGAAAGTCTTGCGCCAAATAGTGACCGCGCAGGTCGGTCGAGCTGA